In Rhizoctonia solani chromosome 7, complete sequence, one DNA window encodes the following:
- a CDS encoding aldo/keto reductase family protein, whose amino-acid sequence MTPTNLPKIIYGTAWKKEQTKALVIQAIQQGFRGIDTACQPKHYREDLVGEALAELYEKNQVTREDIFVQTKYTPIGGHDRSQPIPYDPSVPIPVQIRTSLQKSLSNLRTAWLDSYLLHSPLETTSHTKEAWNTLCDLRKEGLVRRIGVSNTYDVQALELLQSIGEVDVVQNRWYEGNAWDAQVHKYCLENKIAYQSFWTLTGSPSLYRHPLITNIAHSQNATNAQVVYKFVQSLGIIPLAGSTNAQHMKDGLESDEISLHEHLDSLKGLVGH is encoded by the exons ATGACACCAACCAACCTTCCAAAAATTATCTACGGCACTGCCTG GAAAAAAGAGCAAACGAAAGCACTGGTCATTCAGGCTATTCAACAG GGATTCCGAGGGATTGACACTGCTTGCCAGCCTAAACACTATCG CGAAGATCTGGTAGGCGAAGCACTAGCTGAGTTGTATGAGAAAAACCAAGTGACTCGAGAAGACATTTTTGTTCAAACCAA GTATACTCCTATCGGAGGTCATGATCGTTCCCAACCAATTCCATACGATCCCTCAGTGCCTATCCCAGTTCAGATTCGCACCTCCCTACAAAAATCTTTATCCAATTTAAGGACTGCCTGGCTCGACAGTTACTTGCTTCATTCTCCTCTGGAGACTACCAGCCATACCAAAGAAGCTTGGAATACATTGTGCGATCTCAGGAAAGAAGGCTTGGTCCGACGAATCGGGGTTTCTAATACGTACGATGTCCAGGCCCTGGAGCTTTTGCAATCAATTGGGGAGGTAGATGTTGTACAGAATCGGTGGTACGAAGGAAACGCTTGGGATGCTCAAGTGCATAAATATTGTTTGGAAAATAAGATTGCTTACCA GTCGTTCTGGACACTGACAGGAAGCCCGTCGTTATACCGGCACCCCTTGATTACCAACATTGCACACAGCCAAAATGCCACCAACGCTCAGGTTGTTTATAAATTCGTACAGTCATTAGGTATTATCCCTTTGGCAGGAAGCACCAACGCACAACATATGAAGGATGGCCTGGAGTCAGACGAAATTAGCCTTCACGAGCACCTCGATAGTCTCAAGGGATTGGTTGGACATTAG
- a CDS encoding F-box-like domain-containing protein, whose translation MSVLADLVPRLPRTIRTLAVTLPGSRPSIGGIESLFAQVTPEGTVHHSLSRLEHLYMSMQLPLQLSLSPAELALPIARRLPSLDLIAIAPHRGSQSVMPLHLGDPGGYGWGMSGDRVEVWKVGRDVRWQPTLGDGREQGPITTIINVGTFAGMNG comes from the exons ATGAGTGTCCTAGCGGATCTCGTTCCTCGTCTACCGAGAACAATTCGGACTCTTGCCGTAACCTTACCGGGAAGTAGACCATCAATAGGTGGAATCGAG TCTCTTTTCGCCCAAGTAACGCCAGAAGGGACAGTTCATCACTCGTTGTCTAGGCTCGAACACTTATACATGTCGATGCAATTGCCCCTGCAGCTTTCGCTATCTCCGGCCGAGCTTGCACTACCGATTGCCCGGCGTTTACCTAGCCTAGATTTAATTGCCATTGCTCCTCATAGAGGGTCCCAATCGGTGATGCCGTTGCATCTGGGAGATCCGGGTGGATATGGGTGGGGAATGAGTGGTGATAGGGTAGAGGTATGGAAAGTAGGTCGAGATGTTCGATGGCAACCTACCCTGGGTGACGGTAGAGAGCAAGGTCCGATTACCACTATCATCAACGTCGGCACTTTTGCTGGTATGAATGGATAG
- a CDS encoding alpha-L-rhamnosidase, with amino-acid sequence MTQRRKYEYGHEGQKDAIPYTFRPTRVHSTNGTVANAESLVQPSGPSSRNGSQGATKLSPNSNIILDFGLDVGGYPVFEFIPGTPENTAVIRYTVSESLAALKPGVGDGYPFMGHAGARFRSEAITVSGWGGRWLGTGIQGGQRFILIEHVNGAADVSISEAGFQAVTDVTPMSDLPGSFNSSDDYLNELWITGARTVQLGCASKGSFAPAWHVSAIGTLIESKNIAIHEKSQNWGQIDFSLSLYIVSGSIFTVNKGGQFAPDPGATEFYLTVGRNGTGTFSRYDGSSVDIPEGILSTGKWHNVKFSVRGDSNATMTASIDGVEIGAVSYDGISSSGPFGLSAGSDTAIIVKNLLVRDIDEKTLYFNSLTSQSALEDFATGTNYYGVCFDGAKRDRVVWAGDFSIFGPTIFYSTANTEAVAGSLLLFTGVQDSQGQISSSVLASVIPSEVPTNDWKSSNFYSVIYAISSANAWYEWYQYTGDTRFVNKWWPAIKRDIEYGLSFLDKETALITVEGPAAMDFDYYDGPTPGTHIGANSIVVWALRNAALISDSLGDSVALEYRETADKIEKAVNDRLFSNSTGAYILVDGNNAVGISQDGNAYAILSGIASAPGAPSSAGAIIEAMRMLDTPFGPLSFSNTSRFLPIVSPYASGFHTWAAFEAGMDDEA; translated from the exons ATGACCCAACG GCGGAAATATGAGTATGGTCATGAGGGCCAGAAAGATGCTA TACCATACACCTTTCGGCCCACCAGGGTCCACTCGACTAACGGGACTGTCGCGAATGCTGAAAGTCTCGTCCAGCCTAGCGGGCCCAGTAGTCGTAACGGCTCTCAGGGGGCAACGAAGCTATCTCCAAACTCGAATATTATCTTGGACTTTGGTCTGGATGTTGGTGGATATCCAGTATTTGAATTCATTCCGGGAACTCCGGAAAACACTGCAGTTATACGATACACGGTATCAGAGTCACTTGCGGCGCTGAAGCCCGGTGTTGGCGATGGATATCCCTTTATGGGTCATGCAGGAGCTCGATTTCGATCAGAAGCTATTACTGTATCTGGTTGGGGAGGGCGATGGCTCGGAACGGGGATTCAAGGCGGACAGCGATTCATTCTCATTGAACATGTCAATGGGGCGGCAGATGTGTCTATCAGTGAAGCCGGATTTCAAG CCGTCACTGATGTTACTCCGATGTCCGATCTTCCTGGAAGTTTCAACTCGA GTGATGACTATTTAAATGAGCTGTGGATAACTGGTGCTCGTACCGTCCAGCTGGGCTGTGCGAGCAAAGGCAGTTTTGCTCCAGCCTGGCAT GTTTCTGCGATAGGGACGCTTATTGAGTCAAAGAACATCGCTATCCATGAAAAAAGTCAAAATTGGGGTCAAATCGACTTTAGCCTTTCGCTATACATTGTTAGCGGCTCGATCTTTACAGTGAACAAGGGTGGCCAATTTGCTCCTGATCCCGGTGCCACCGAATTTTATCTTACAGTCGGGCGTAACGGGACTGGCACCTTCTCACGATACGATGGTTCATCTGTCGACATTCCAGAAGGAATTTTGTCTACTGGAAAATGGCATAATGTCAAATTCTCGGTCCGCGGCGATAGTAATGCTACCATGACGGCCAGCATCGATGGGGTCGAAATTGGAGCTGTATCATATG ATGGTATTTCATCATCTGGGCCGTTTGGGCTCTCAGCTGGTAGCGATACTGCAATCATTGTGAAGAACCTGCTTGTTCGGGACATTGATGAGAAAACGCTGTATTTCAACAGTCTGACAAGTCAGAGTGCTTTAGAAGATTTCGCGACCGGAACTAATTACTACGGAGTTTGCTTTG ACGGTGCTAAGAGAGACCGAGTCGTATGGGCGGGTGATTTCTCGATTTTTGGACCCACAATC TTTTACTCCACCGCAAACACTGAAGCGGTTGCAGGAAGCCTGCTATTATTTACGGGGGTACAGGACTCCCAAGGACAGATATCGAGTTCGGTTCTCGCCAGTGTAATCCCTTCCGAAGTCCCAACCAATGATTGGAAGAGTAGTAATTTTTATTCAGTTAT ATATGCTATCTCGTCAGCGAATGCCTGGTATGAATGGTATCAATACACCGGTGATACTCGGTTCGTCAATAAGTGGTGGCCTGCAATCAAGCGCGACATCGAATACGGTCTCTCTTTTCTTGACAAGGAGACTGCTCTTATTACCGTAGAAGGTCCCGCAGCTATGGACTTTGACTACTACGACGGACCCACCCCAGGCACCCATATTGGCGCAAATTCTATTGTCGTCTGGGCTCTCCGTAATGCTGCTCTCATCAGCGATAGCCTCGGTGACTCCGTTGCTCTGGAATATCGAGAGACTGCGGACAAGATCGAAAAGGCGGTCAATGATCGGCTGTTTAGCAATAGTACGGGCGCATATATACTCGTAGATGGGAACAATGCCGTCGGAATAAGCCAGGATGGCAATGCA TACGCGATACTATCTGGCATCGCGAGCGCGCCAGGTGCACCGAGCTCAGCGGGCGCAATAATTGAAGCTATGCGAATGCTTGACACACCATTCGGACCTCTTTCGTTCTCAAACACAAGCCGGTTCCTTCCAATCGTGTCACCATATGCATCTGGCTTTCATACATGGGCAGCGTTCGAAGCCGGGATGGACGATGAAGCATAA
- a CDS encoding alpha-L-rhamnosidase: MTWEFINGTTGEPYIPNYSSQAHGWGSAPTWQLSRYVLGVSPAVPGYSTWSFAPRTANLKYANGRVPTPWGTIVASWETTGSGIDMRISAPPGTNGTIVVPGAANKTVSINGIGIRLSGNDSLPVGVTWARVEGDVYRLHVTSIGAELAISTS, encoded by the exons ATGACATGGGAGTTTATAA ACGGAACAACTGGAGAGCCGTACATACCAAACTATTCGTCTCAGGCTCATGGATGGGGTAGTGCTCCTACCTGGCAGCTATCTCGCTACGTGCTGGGTGTGTCTCCCGCAGTACCCGGCTACTCGACATGGTCTTTTGCACCCCGTACGGCCAACCTGAAGTATGCGAACGGACGTGTGCCAACACCATGGGGAACAATCGTTGCATCATGGGAGACTACTGGGTCTGGGATTGATATGCGAATCAGTGCGCCGCCTGGGACGAATGGAACAATTGTGGTACCAGGAGCCGCGAACAAAACAGTGAGTATTAACGGAATAGGCATCAGACTGAGTGGAAACGATAGTCTACCGGTGGGAGTTACATGGGCCAGAGTAGAGGGAGATGTGTACCGACTGCACGTAACAAGTATTGGAGCAGAACTTGCTATTTCTACTTCATAG
- a CDS encoding major facilitator superfamily transporter → MGPIEKEQTRSTENQSPKSISSESPLKSTSTAWSNDEESQLVRKLDWRILPVVTVLYLANFRLEKDIGLVGYQYNIGLSLFYITYALSEVPSNLLLKRVGADIWIPILVIGFGLVCFSTAFIKNFASASTLSGAFGGLLASGLLKIPRLKGLPSGAWRNIFLVEGAITIALGLAGFYFLPGSIEKNKFLDEREKMIAVRRLMEDEDNGNTAGSQAVQGDSWWRAFKDLNTLICGQVCFLFDNIVVQGISLFMPTLMKNMGYSTIQSQLRTVPPYVVASVFAITVAYGSFRSGRRGIWLLFFAPLVISGLAILLGTANPRANYAAMFLIAMGAFPQGPMLLSWATNNSAPNTVRAVSSALVVAIGTIGPIITSWIYLPGDSPRYRIANSVQLGGQVTFFALVAILMVHNMRENRRRARGERDYRLDASEQDIARLGSLHPNFRLIV, encoded by the exons ATGGGACCTATCGAAAAAGAGCAGACACGGAGTACCGAGAATCAGTCACCCAAATCTATCTCATCGGAGTCACCTCTGAAGTCCACTTCGACCGCGTGGAGTAATGATGAAGAGAGCCAACTCGTCAGAAAACTCG ATTGGCGAATACTCCCAGTGGTCACGGTTCTGTATTTGGCAAATTTCA GGCTAGAAAAGGATATCGGTTTAGTTGGGTATCAAT ACAATATTGGGCTTTCACTTTTCTACATCACATATGCCCTTTCTGAAG TCCCCTCGAATTTGCTACTAAAGCGAGTTGGAGCGGATATATGGA TTCCTATTCTCGTTATTGGATTTGGGCTAGTTTGTTTCAGTACCGCATTCATCAAAAACTTTG CCTCGGCATCCACGCTCAGCGGCGCATTCGGGGGATTGCTAGCTTCTGGGCTCCTCAAGATTCCCAGGTTGAAGGGGCT CCCAAGTGGAGCATGGCGTAACATCT TTTTGGTAGAAGGTGCAATCACGATTGCCTTGGGCCTAGCAGGCTTCTACTTTCTCCCTGGTTCGATCGAGAAAAATAAATTCCTGGACGAACGAGAGAAAATGATCGCTGTCCGGAGGCTCATGGAAGACGAAGACAACGGAAATACTGCT GGGTCCCAAGCGGTTCAAGGCGACTCATGGTGGCGAGCCTTCAAGGACTTGAACACATTGATTTGTGGT CAGGTCTGTTTCCTTTTCGATAATATTGTGGTTCAAGGAATATCATTATTTATGCCTACTTTGATGAAGAACATGGGCTACTCGACCATTCAATCTCAATTGCGCACGGTTCCTCCCTAT GTGGTTGCGTCCGTGTTCGCCATCACAGTTGCGTATGGTTCATTCCGTAGTGGCCGCAGGGGTATCTGGCTTCTATTTTTTGCCCCGCTCGTCATATCGGGTCTGGCTATTTTGTTAGGAACAGCGAACCCTCGGGCCAATTATGCAGCCATGTTCTTAATTGCCATGGGTGCATTTCCGCAAGGCCCGATGCTACTAAGCTGG GCGACCAATAATTCTGCA CCTAATACAGTCAGGGCTGTGAGCTCAGCTTTAGTTGTCGCTATCGGCACTATAGGCCCAATCATAACATCTTGGATATATTTACCGGGCGATTC ACCCAGATATCGTATT GCAAACAGCGTACAACTTGGTGGTCAGGTTACTTTCTTTGCGTTGGTC GCTATCCTTATGGTTCATAACATGCGAGAAAACCGCCGCCGGGCCAGAGGCGAGAGAGATTACCGCTTGGACGCATCCGAGCAAGATATTGCACGTCTGGGTTCGTTGCACCCCAATTTCCGCCTCATTGTATAA